A DNA window from Seriola aureovittata isolate HTS-2021-v1 ecotype China chromosome 8, ASM2101889v1, whole genome shotgun sequence contains the following coding sequences:
- the LOC130173958 gene encoding protocadherin gamma-A7-like, which yields MMSTRRSSTYISLRWRLFVGLRRQIGLLMLLLHVVNMVGGQIRYSIPEEMKKGSVIGNVAQDLGLDLKRLRSGRARIVTGESIQYTELKTDKGILVVNERIDREQLCGDVTPCSFSFEVILENPMELHRITILIQDQNDNPPQVLYPVQTGGSLVAEMVPRSADVGYLVTKVVAVDVDCGQNAWLSYKLQKATDRALFEVGLQNGEIRTIRQVTDKDAVKQRLTVIVEDNGQPSRSATVIVNVAVADSFPEVLSEFTDFTHDKEYNDNLTFYLVLALAVVSFLFITCLVVIISVKIYRWRQSRILYHSNLPVIPYYPPRYSDTLGTGTLQHVYNYEVCRTTDSRKSDCKFGRAGSQNVLIMDPSSTGTMQRIQNEKSILDEPDSPLEVS from the exons ATGATGTCAACTCGAAGATCTTCCACGTACATATCCTTAAGATGGCGATTATTTGTTGGATTGCGACGGCAAATAGGACTGCTTATGTTGCTGCTTCATGTGGTTAACATGGTAGGTGGCCAGATTCGTTATTCTATACcagaagagatgaagaaggGCTCTGTTATTGGTAATGTAGCGCAAGATCTTGGTTTAGATCTGAAGAGACTCCGTTCTGGGCGGGCCCGCATCGTGACCGGAGAAAGCATCCAGTACACCGAGCTGAAGACAGACAAAGGGATTCTAGTCGTGAATGAGAGAATAGACcgagagcagctctgtggagacGTAACGCCATGCAGCTTCAGCTTTGAGGTGATTTTAGAAAATCCTATGGAACTGCACAGAATAAC aatactgatccaggaccagaacGACAACCCTCCTCAGGTTCTGTACCCAGTCCAGACTGGTGGCTCTCTGGTGGCTGAAATGGTGCCTCGTTCAGCAGATGTGGGCTATCTGGTGACTAAAGTGGTGGCTGTTGATGTGGACTGTGGACAGAATGCCTGGCTCTCCTATAAACTGCagaaagccacagacagggcgCTGTTTGAAGTGGGCTTACAGAATGGAGAAATAAGAACTATCCGCCAAGTTACTGATAaagatgcagtgaaacaaagactgactgttATAGTGGAGGACAACGGGCAGCCCTCTCGTTCAGCTACAGTCATTGTTAACGTGGCGGTGGCGGACAGCTTCCCTGAAGTGCTGTCtgagttcactgactttacacaCGACAAGGAGTACAATGACAACCTGACTTTTTACTTAGTGTTGGCtctggctgtagtttccttcctcttcatcacgtgtttagtggttattatatcagtgaaaatctacagatggagacagtctcGCATCCTGTATCACTCCAATCTCCCTGTGATTCCATATTATCCACCACGTTACTCAGACACTTTGGGGACAGGGACTCTCCAACACGTGTACAACTACGAGGTGTGCAGGACGACTGACTCCAGAAAGAGTGACTGTAAGTTCGGCAGAGCTGGTAGTCAGAACGTGCTGATAATGGACCCCAGTTCTACAGGGACGATGCAGCGGATACAGAACGAAAAGAGCATCCTGGATGAACCAGACTCTCCTTTAGAGGTTAGTTGA
- the LOC130173307 gene encoding protocadherin gamma-A10-like: protein MDTPKSKRTSLDWTVSILLFCVVAAVSGQIRYSVPEEMRKGLFVGDVAKDLGLDVKRLVSGRARLVIDGDNQYVLLNQNKGHIIVNERIDREKLCAKKSPCSFSLEIVLEDPLELFSITIEIQDNDNPPQVLYPVQTGGSLVAEMVPRSADVGYLVTKVVAVDVDSGQNAWLSYKLQKSTDRALFEVGLQNGEIRTIRQVTDKDAVKQRLTVIVEDNGQPSRSATVIVNVAVADSFPEVLSEFTDFTHDKEYNDNLTFYLVLALAVVSFLFITCLVVIISVKIYRWRQSRILYHSNLPVIPYYPPRYSDTLGTGTLQHVYNYEVCRTTDSRKSDCKFGRAGIQNVLIMDPSSTGTMQRIQNEKSILDEPDSPIEVRCICKVFTFANIV from the exons ATGGATACTCCAAAGAGCAAACGCACATCATTGGATTGGACAGTATCCATTTTGCTTTTCTGCGTTGTTGCTGCGGTTAGTGGACAAATTCGTTATTCGGTTccagaggagatgaggaaagggctgtttgtcGGAGACGTTGCAAAAGACCTGGGCCTGGATGTAAAAAGGTTGGTTTCTGGTCGGGCTCGACTTGTTATCGATGGTGATAACCAGTATGTCTTGCTGAACCAGAACAAAGGACATATTATTGTCAATGAAAGGATTGACAGAGAAAAATTATGCGCCAAAAAATCTCCGTGTAGCTTTAGTCTAGAAATTGTCCTAGAAGATCCACTTGAATTGTTTTCCATTACCATCGAAATACAGGAT AATGACAACCCTCCTCAGGTTCTGTACCCAGTCCAGACTGGTGGCTCTCTGGTGGCTGAAATGGTGCCTCGTTCAGCAGATGTGGGCTACCTGGTGACTAAAGTGGTGGCTGTTGATGTGGACTCTGGACAGAATGCCTGGCTCTCCTATAAACTGCAGAAATCCACAGACAGGGCGCTGTTTGAAGTGGGCTTACAGAATGGAGAAATAAGAACTATCCGCCAAGTCACTGATAaagatgcagtgaaacaaagactgactgttATAGTGGAGGACAACGGGCAGCCCTCTCGTTCAGCTACAGTCATTGTTAACGTGGCGGTGGCTGACAGCTTCCCTGAAGTGCTGTCGgagttcactgactttacacaCGACAAGGAGTACAATGACAACCTGACTTTTTACTTAGTGTTGGCtctggctgtagtttccttcctcttcatcacgtgTTTAGTGGTAATTATATCAGTGAAAATCtacagatggagacagtctcGCATCCTGTATCACTCCAATCTCCCTGTGATTCCATATTATCCACCACGTTACTCAGACACTTTGGGGACAGGGACTCTCCAACACGTGTACAATTACGAGGTATGCAGGACGACTGACTCCAGAAAGAGTGACTGTAAGTTCGGCAGAGCTGGTATTCAGAACGTGCTGATAATGGACCCCAGTTCTACAGGGACGATGCAGCGgatacagaatgaaaagagcATCCTGGATGAACCAGACTCTCCTATAGAGGTGAGGTGCATATGCAAAGTATTTACTTTTGCAAACATAGTTTAA
- the LOC130173286 gene encoding protocadherin gamma-A3-like — protein sequence MMATRRSSTYMYLRWRFFGGLRRQIGLLMLLLHLVNMVGGQIRYSIPEEMKKGSVIGNVAQDLGLDLKRLRSGRARIVTGESIQYTELKTDKGILVVNERIDREQLCGDVTPCSFSFEMILENPIELHRITVEVLDINDHAPVFPNKDKLISFEISESAVVGVQFPLQSAEDLDVGLNALQDYVLSPNDNFILKQHANPDGSKYVEMVLQKPLDREQRPHLSLKLIAVDGGTPQRSGTVNIDVTVLDANDNAPVFNQSVYKASVMENTMRGTSIVTVNATDADSGSYGRIIYSLSKMKGSAVDIFSIDENTGTISVSGQIDYEKDRKYEVRVEAKDQGGLTGTSKVILDVFDVNDNAPVINIMSFSSPVSEDSRPGTTIAVLNIKDADSEKNGQIKCYIDGKLPFKIESSLTNYYNLVSDQHFDRESISEYNITITATDFGSPPLSSSTKLHLKISDVNDNAPLFDKSIYSAHIIENNSPGISIFAVSARDSDWNQNARISYLLDDTHVSGSPVSNYVSLNSETGVLSAVRSFDYEQIKQLQLVVKAQDGGSPPLSSNVTVKILIQDQNDNPPQVLYPVQTGGSLVAEMVPRSADVGYLVTKVVAVDVDSGQNAWLSYKLQKATDRALFEVGLQNGEIRTIRQVTDKDAVKQRLTVIVEDNGQPSRSATVVVNVAVADSFPEVLSEFTDFTHDKEYNDNLTFYLVLALAVVSFLFITCLVVIISVKIYRWRQSRILYHSNLPVIPYYPPRYSDTLGTGTLQHVYNYEVCRTTDSRKSDCKFGRAGSQNVLIMDPSSTGTMQRIQNEKSILDEPDSPLEVSYVNLAFPLCLYVSLPLL from the coding sequence ATGATGGCAACTAGAAGATCTTCCACTTACATGTACTTAAGATGGCGATTTTTTGGTGGACTGCGACGGCAAATAGGACTGCTTATGTTGCTGCTTCATCTGGTTAACATGGTAGGTGGCCAGATTCGTTATTCTATaccagaggagatgaagaagggCTCCGTTATTGGTAATGTAGCGCAAGATCTTGGTTTGGATCTGAAGAGACTCCGTTCTGGGCGGGCCCGCATCGTGACCGGAGAAAGCATCCAGTACACTGAGCTGAAGACAGACAAAGGGATTTTAGTCGTGAATGAGAGAATAGACCGAGAGCAGCTTTGTGGAGACGTAACGCCATGCAGCTTCAGCTTTGAGATGATTTTGGAAAATCCGATCGAACTGCACAGAATAACTGTTGAGGTTTTGGATATAAATGATCACGCTCCCGTATTCCCGAACAAAGATAAACTGATCAGTTTTGAAATAAGTGAATCAGCTGTTGTTGGAGTACAGTTTCCACTGCAGAGTGCAGAGGATCTAGATGTGGGACTGAACGCATTGCAAGATTATGTTTTGTCACcaaatgacaattttattttgaagcaacATGCAAATCCAGACGGAAGTAAATATGTTGAAATGGTGCTTCAGAAGCCTTTAGACAGGGAACAACGTCCACATTTGTCTTTAAAATTAATCGCAGTAGACGGAGGGACGCCACAGAGATCCGGTACAGTCAATATAGATGTCACTGTGTTAGATGCCAATGACAATGCTCCAGTATTTAACCAGTCAGTGTATAAAGCATCTGTGATGGAAAACACCATGAGAGGCACAAGCATTGTTACAGTAAATGCCACAGACGCTGACAGTGGTTCTTATGGTCGcattatttacagtctgtctAAAATGAAAGGAAGCGCAGTAGATATTTTCAGTATTGATGAAAACACCGGAACGATTTCTGTGTCTGGTCAAATAGATTATGAGAAAGATAGAAAATACGAGGTGAGGGTAGAGGCTAAGGATCAGGGTGGTCTAACTGGGACAAGTAAAGTTATATTGGATGTTTTTGATGTCAACGACAATGCCCCAGTTATaaatattatgtcattttctaGTCCAGTATCTGAGGACTCACGTCCTGGTACAACGATTGCTGTTTTAAACATAAAAGATGCAGATTCTGAGAAAAATGGGCAAATCAAATGCTATATAGATGGTAAACTTCCATTTAAAATCGAGTCATCTCTAACAAACTATTACAATCTGGTGTCAGATCAACATTTTGATCGAGAGTCTATCTCAGAATATAACATAACAATAACAGCCACTGATTTTGGATCTCCCCCACTTTCTAGCTCAACAAAATTACATCTTAAAATCTCTGACGTGAATGACAACGCACCTTTATTTGATAAAAGCATCTATTCTGCTCACATCATAGAAAATAATTCCCCTGGGATTTCAATATTTGCTGTGAGCGCGAGGGACTCTGATTGGAACCAAAACGCCAGAATATCATATCTTTTAGACGACACACATGTCAGTGGTAGTCCAGTTTCGAATTATGTGTCTTTAAACTCTGAAACTGGAGTTCTTAGCGCGGTTCGCTCCTTTGATTATGAGCAAATTAAACAGCTTCAGCTAGTAGTCAAAGCGCAGGATGGaggctctcctccactcagtagcaatgtgactgtgaaaatactgatccaggaccagaacGACAACCCTCCTCAGGTTCTGTATCCAGTCCAGACTGGTGGCTCTCTGGTGGCTGAAATGGTGCCTCGTTCAGCAGATGTGGGCTATCTGGTGACTAAAGTGGTGGCTGTTGATGTGGACTCTGGACAGAATGCCTGGCTCTCCTATAAACTGCagaaagccacagacagggcgCTGTTTGAAGTGGGCTTACAGAATGGAGAAATAAGAACTATCCGCCAAGTTACTGATAaagatgcagtgaaacaaagactgactgttATAGTGGAGGACAACGGGCAGCCCTCTCGTTCAGCTACAGTCGTTGTTAACGTGGCGGTGGCGGACAGCTTCCCTGAAGTGCTGTCGgagttcactgactttacacaCGACAAGGAGTACAATGACAACCTGACTTTTTACTTAGTGTTGGCtctggctgtagtttccttcctcttcatcacgtgtttagtggttattatatcagtgaaaatctacagatggagacagtctcGCATCCTGTATCACTCCAATCTCCCTGTGATTCCCTATTATCCACCACGTTACTCAGACACTTTGGGCACCGGGACTCTCCAACACGTGTACAATTACGAGGTGTGCAGGACGACTGACTCCAGAAAGAGTGACTGTAAGTTCGGCAGAGCTGGTAGTCAGAACGTGCTGATAATGGACCCCAGTTCTACAGGAACGATGCAGCGgatacagaatgaaaagagcATCCTGGATGAACCAGACTCTCCTCTAGAAGTGAGTTATGTCAATCTTGCCTTTCCTCTTTGCTTATATGTGTCTCTGCCTTTATTATAG
- the LOC130173291 gene encoding protocadherin beta-16-like has product MACGILTNTRCVKWRFGCGKNWQLLLFFFYFNHMVGGHIRYSIPEEMKKGSLIGNVAQDLGLDLKRLRSGRARIVTGENNQYTELKTDKGILVVNEKIDREQLCGDVTPCSFSFEVILENPMELHQITVEVTDINDHSPTFKRSNINFEISESANTGSRFSLTSAEDPDVGVNGLREYFLTENDNFVLKQNSNADGKKYAEMVLQKPLDRETNPHLSLKLIAVDGGSPQRSGTVNIYVTVLDINDNAPVFNQSMYKANVIENAPIDTYVTTVNASDADFGSNSIVTYYFSDLNSGLSDMFMIDEKTGVISITGSIDYEKDKKFELRIDAKDQGGLTDASKVIIEVTDVNDNAPTINVMSFTSPVSEDSPPGTTIGIINVKDFDSGDNGHVTCRIEQNEPFKIKSNLRNYYTLVTDTVLDRESVSDYNITVVATDAGMPPLSTKRSFHLKVSDVNDNSPVFSQGVYNAFVAENNSPGVSLLIVRAKDPDENQNARISYILEDTNMGSFSVSEYVSVNAESGVIHAVRSFDYEQIKQLVFAVKAQDGGSPPFSNNVTVKILIQDQNDNPPQVLYPVQTGGSLVAEMVPRSADVGYLVTKVVAVDVDSGQNAWLSYKLQKATDRALFEVGLQNGEIRTIRQVTDKDAVKQRLTVIVEDNGQPSRSATVVVNVAVADSFPEVLSEFTDFTHDKEYNDNLTFYLVLTLAVVSFLFITCLVVIISVKIYRWRQSRNLYHSNLPVIPYYPPRYSDTLGTGTLQHVYNYEVCRTTDSRKSDCKFGRAGIQNVLIMDPSSTGTMQRVQNEKSILDEPDSPLEVSCITQSVLLMQTLFL; this is encoded by the coding sequence atgGCATGTGGAATACTAACCAACACCCGGTGCGTGAAATGGCGTTTTGGCTGCGGAAAAAATTGGCAGcttctgttgttctttttttatttcaaccaTATGGTCGGCGGACACATCCGGTATTCAATCccagaggaaatgaagaaagGCTCCCTTATCGGTAATGTAGCACAGGATCTTGGTTTGGATCTGAAACGGCTTCGTTCTGGTCGGGCCCGGATCGTGACCGGAGAAAACAACCAGTACACCGAGCTGAAGACAGACAAAGGGATTTTAGTCGTGAATGAGAAAATAGACCGGGAGCAGCTTTGTGGAGACGTAACACCATGCAGTTTCAGCTTTGAGGTGATTTTAGAAAACCCTATGGAGCTACATCAAATTACAGTTGAAGTAACAGATATAAATGACCATTCACCCACGTTTAAAAGAAGTAACATCAATTTTGAAATTAGTGAATCAGCTAATACTGGCTCTCGCTTTTCACTGACTAGTGCAGAAGACCCAGATGTGGGTGTTAATGGACTCAGAGAATACTTTTTGACTGAGAATgacaattttgttttaaaacaaaattctaATGCGGATGGAAAGAAGTACGCAGAGATGGTGCTTCAGAAGCCgttagacagagagacaaatcCTCACCTATCACTAAAGCTTATAGCCGTAGACGGTGGAAGTCCGCAGAGATCTGGCACAGTAAATATATATGTCACTGTTCTTGATATCAATGATAATGCACCTGTATTTAATCAATCTATGTACAAAGCCAATGTAATAGAAAATGCTCCCATAGATACTTACGTTACAACTGTTAATGCTAGTGACGCAGATTTCGGCTCAAACAGTATTGTTACATATTATTTTTCAGACCTCAACAGTGGTCTGAGTGATATGTTTATGATTGATGAAAAAACTGGCGTCATTTCAATTACAGGTTCTATTGAttatgaaaaagacaaaaaattcgAGCTCAGGATTGATGCAAAAGATCAGGGAGGTTTAACAGATGCGAGTAAAGTCATAATTGAAGTAACAGATGTGAATGACAACGCCCCTACTATCAATGTCATGTCATTCACTAGTCCTGTGTCAGAAGATTCCCCTCCTGGTACAACTATTGGcattataaatgtaaaagaCTTCGATTCAGGTGATAACGGACACGTGACTTGTAGAATAGAACAAAACGAACCTTTCAAGATTAAATCCAATTTGAGAAATTATTATACTTTGGTAACAGACACTGTATTAGATCGTGAAAGTGTTTCAGACTATAACATCACTGTCGTTGCGACAGATGCAGGAATGCCTCCTCTCTCAACAAAAAGAAGCTTTCATTTAAAGGTCTCTGATGTGAACGATAATTCCCCAGTGTTTTCACAGGGTGTTTACAACGCGTTTGTTGCAGAGAATAACTCTCCAGGCGTTTCTCTTCTCATTGTTAGAGCTAAAGATCCTGATGAAAACCAAAACGCCCGAATTTCATATATTCTGGAGGATACTAATATGGGTAGCTTTTCGGTTTCTGAATATGTTTCTGTAAATGCAgaaagcggagtgatacatgcaGTGCGCTCGTTTGATTATGAGCAAATCAAACAGCTTGTTTTCGCTGTCAAAGCGCAGGATGGAGGCTCTCCTCCATTCAGTaacaatgtgactgtgaaaatactgatccaggaccagaacGACAACCCTCCTCAGGTTCTGTACCCAGTCCAGACTGGTGGCTCTCTGGTGGCTGAAATGGTGCCTCGTTCAGCAGATGTGGGCTATCTGGTGACTAAAGTGGTGGCTGTTGATGTGGACTCTGGACAGAATGCCTGGCTCTCCTATAAACTGCagaaagccacagacagggcgCTGTTTGAAGTGGGCTTACAGAATGGAGAAATAAGAACTATCCGCCAAGTCACTGATAaagatgcagtgaaacaaagactgactgttATAGTGGAGGACAACGGGCAGCCCTCTCGCTCAGCTACAGTCGTTGTTAACGTGGCGGTGGCGGACAGCTTCCCTGAAGTGCTGTCGgagttcactgactttacacaCGACAAGGAGTACAATGACAACCTGACTTTTTACTTAGTGTTGACtctggctgtagtttccttCCTATTCATCACGTGTTTAGTGGTTATTATATCCGTGAAAATCtacagatggagacagtctcGCAACCTGTATCACTCCAATCTCCCTGTGATTCCATATTATCCACCACGTTACTCAGACACTTTGGGGACAGGGACTCTCCAACACGTGTACAATTACGAGGTGTGCAGGACGACTGACTCCAGAAAGAGTGACTGTAAGTTCGGCAGAGCTGGTATTCAGAACGTGCTGATAATGGACCCCAGTTCTACAGGGACGATGCAGCGGGTACAGAACGAAAAGAGCATCCTGGATGAACCAGACTCTCCTTTAGAGGTGAGCTGCATTACACAAAGTGTTTTACTTATGCAAACATTGTTTCTCTAA